A genomic segment from Rhipicephalus microplus isolate Deutch F79 unplaced genomic scaffold, USDA_Rmic scaffold_166, whole genome shotgun sequence encodes:
- the LOC142791433 gene encoding uncharacterized protein LOC142791433, with protein sequence MTHDLPATAIYKRSYTENIHVSAVGQKANAGKNTRVMRAFLTIALLSAASLAYAAPGATKVDLSLGAGPSGSGSFGGLNALGGSSSAGVPSLGGRGLLGAGSMGGMNPSLLPGLSGSSSGVASSGSLRPSGGPGASVGAGRVGSGYWQGGFGGFGYGYPTGFGGFYPGYYGYQPYGFGDYGFGDYGYGGFDGFYGGPGFGYYGPGSWGWGVGSARAGQNSLRSSSQIRAVRSSSAGASSSRSSSGASSQ encoded by the exons ATGACGCACGATCTCCCCGCCACTGCTATATATAAGCGGTCATACACTGAGAATATTCACGTTTCTGCGGTTGGTCAAAAGGCAAACGCCGGGAAGAACACCAGAGTCATGAGGGCCTTCCTTACCATTGCACTGTTGTCGGCAG CATCGCTGGCATATGCTGCACCTGGGGCTACAAAAGTGGACCTCAGTCTTGGTGCTGGACCTAGCGGCAGCGGCAGTTTCGGTGGATTAAATGCACTTGGCGGCAGTAGCAGCGCAGGAGTACCAAGCCTCGGTGGTAGAGGTTTATTGGGAGCCGGCTCCATGGGTGGCATGAACCCATCTCTCCTGCCTGGACTCTCTGGAAGTTCTAGCGGCGTTGCTTCTTCAGGCTCTCTTAGACCAAGTGGTGGACCTGGTGCTTCTGTTGGAGCAGGAAGAGTAGGCTCCGGATATTGGCAGGGAGGATTTGGTGGTTTTGGATATGGTTACCCAACAGGCTTCGGCGGATTCTATCCCGGATACTATGGATACCAGCCCTACGGTTTTGGTGACTATGGCTTTGGTGACTACGGCTATGGAGGCTTCGACGGCTTTTATGGCGGACCAGGCTTTGGATACTATGGCCCTGGAAGCTGGGGCTGGGGAGTTGGCAGTGCTAGAGCTGGACAAAACAGCCTTCGCTCATCATCCCAAATCCGCGCCGTCAGATCCAGCTCTGCTGGTGCATCATCATCCAG GTCTTCCTCTGGTGCTAGCAGCCAGTAA